The sequence below is a genomic window from Pecten maximus chromosome 14, xPecMax1.1, whole genome shotgun sequence.
CTGTGACTAGTCTGTTTCATATTGAGTTTTGTTGGCAAAGTTAAGATGTTCAGGATTAAAAACCCAATTTGGCATCAGTGCATTTTACCTTCTCATGTTACAGTGATGCTTTGAAATTTCCCCCGTTTAGGTCTATGAGTGTATGATTCCTGAACCTTGCATTTGGTTTTAGATAGAAATATATTCATTCCCAATTTAAATCTTATCAAAGTTGTCGAAGATTCAGTATTTTATTGCATGACCCAATCTGAGGAGCTGATACCTGTCAGCCCTCCCTATTTTAACCTGATTCTTACACAAacttattttattaataataagACATCTTTTAGTATCCATCATATTAATTCCAAAATCCTAATTAGTCCATCAGAAACAATCTAAAATATATGGTTTTAAGATATCAGTTTGTCAGTATGAGGCCAAGCTGTATTAATGTACATGTCAAAGTCTTGTAAGTTTGAACAAATTCCAGAAAGTTGGAAAGCATTGACTGTATTAATGTTAGTGTATCTATTGTTCTTATTTTCCAACAGGACTCACCATCAGATGGTGATGGAGGAGCACAGGGGAAGAGCCCGGCCTCATCCAAGGTAAATATAAAAAACCTGTCGCAAGGTTTACAGGGGAAAGGTTTAGcctcatacaggtaaatattgtcaCAAGGTTTACACAGGAAAGGTTCAGCCTCATCCAAGGTAAATATTGTCACATGGTTACAGGGGAAAGGTCCGGTCTCATACAAGGTTAATATTTTCAAAGGTTTTCACAGGAAGAGTCCAACCCCATCCAAGGTAAATATTGTCATTGGATCTACAGGAACTGATCCCAACGTCATTTAAGTGCCATATTGCTGAGTAGGGTCAACATAAATAGGAAGGAAACCTAGAAGTCATGTTGTGTAGTTGTTAAATTTTACAGAGATAAAGTTTTGTTGTTGCCAGAGCCAAAGCATTTATCTTTGAGGGAGAAGGCACAAATTTCAGCAAAAAAATGAGTGAAATATGCTTAATTTCTTCACAGCTGGACCAATTATCAAGGGAGGATCTGACAAAATTTGTCAAGAAGCAGATGTTGATGCTGCAGAAAAGTAGAGGCAAGATCGATGGTGAATATTAAAAGCAATATGaacattacaaaaaatattaatatctacATTATGGAAAAAGTACAGAAATATCCACATCACAGATAATATCATTACAGAGGAACATATTAGATAGGTTATATGAACATTATTATTGAAAAACCTATAAATTTCCTTGGTAACTTTTAGAAGTTATAAGTCAAATACTTGTGAAACCAGGGGTCTGTAAGTTTTTCTTCCATCCGTcttgtatgtatttacatatatacgtaATGCCAAATTTTGTCAGTGCTCTAGCgacttcattccttgagggatttatcaaacttcacacaatgataaaggaccataatgtCTTGGACAAGTTCAAGTTTTAGGGTTTTTGAGGTCAAAGTTACTTACTATATTTAGTGGGAGCTGATAGGGAACATGTACTGCTATAGCtatacccagtatgcttgttatCAGTTATGTTCTTGAGCATATGGACATTAACTTTCAAACAGCAAATTTAGAAATCTTTAAAATTGTTGTAAATTTAtcacttttttttgtaattataaattaaatgtttctGAATTGATGCATGGATTTTAATCCAATCAGAGTTGACAAAGAAAATGACTGAAATGGAAGCAAGCAAGTCTTCAAGTGGAGATGATGCTGTGAAGGATAAAAAAATCCAGGTTTGTGTTTCATACTTCAAACCTAGTAAcagatttaaaacaaatgttttgtgTACTCATAAGACAAAATACATTCCCAAGGgatcaaaatgaaaattaaaagtaCAAGAAGGACAATTCTCAAGGCTCTTTGATGCTTGACCACTTCAAGTAAATAATAATGTAGTAGAATATTACAAATATGGTTATTTTGCTGGAAAGTAAACCATTTAATTTTTGAGATAATCCCTTATTACATAAGGTAACATATTAGATAGTTTATATCAAAAAAcattaaacatcaaacatttCTTCTCCAACATCAAAAATTGATATTGTAGACTAGCAGAGTAATGGTAGAATAGCTAAAAGTAAAGATTATGATAACctttcatacattttatatgtagaGATAATTTTGGAGGCCAGATTTTATCCATATCTTGACtgaaagtttcattaaaataccTGGTATTCAGTCTGTATTATTTAATATCATGAATAAAGGTAAAATTCCATCCACTTATTTCAAAAGTCTGAAGTTTTACGATGACCTAGATGACCCAGAATTATCCCTTCTCTGAAATGATATAGATAATTTAACAGGTTATTATTTGTAATTAGTTTCAACTTTGTGTACCAACAGGAGTTAGAGGGGGAGCTGGAGACATTGGAGCAAGAAAAGGCGGACATGTTGTCAGCTTATCAGGCTGTCCAACAGGCCCAGGAACTGTCCATCTCTAAGTTTGAGGTAAACTATAGAAAACTATGTATAACATAGCCAAACCGGGACGATAGCCAAACCAGGATTAAAACCTCTGAATTCTAAATTCCTTATTAATGACAAACACATTTAAAGTCCTGTTACAACAAATACTGTTGATAATCATCCTTCCACAATGAAAAGGATTAATAGAATCTGACTTAGATCTGTTCTTttgacagggatatctcaacccttgcatgagggttgagatatccttgttcgtggaacagacccatgtttgattatttttctcacctACTTGCAAGCAAATGTGAGTTTTTATGAAATTCATCATCGCGCCATCTACAATGTTCCTTGGAATGTgtaaaattgatgacgtcatcatttatgACATGGTTACTCTGACATAAAATGATGACcttacgttattgtgagcagcatGCCAGCTTTCCCAATTTACCCCCCTGTTTGAGAtcaatttatcttttccctagcaattGCAGGATAACCCATTGGAGTATGTAAGAAAAGCCATTCTGTGATTCGGTCACGCTTCATCATTCTTTcagattttataaatattagTTAAGTGTGAGAATACCATGAGAATGATAGGCATTTattaaaaagtaaacaaatgaGATATCTGCTCTTAATTTTTAAGcatatgttataaaataaacCTTGTTAGGATCTTTCTGATGAATTTTTTTCCAATCTCAGAGGTACTGGGCTTTAGATAACTGTTTGATACTTTAAGTCTTACCGAGGAATAGACATTTGTAAGGGTAAATCCCATTGAAATTTCCTGTATATTCCAGGACATGAGTACCCAATGTAAAGATTTCCAGGAAGAAAAACAGAGATTGGAGACTGAATTGTCATCTGTACAGAAAATCAGGAAGGTATtgatttctaaaaaaaataaaggaatATAGCAATGATAAACTTTGTGTCAGAATTAAACAGATAATGATGTGAATATAATATTGTTGTGTTATTGAGCAAAGCATGTATTTTCGCTAACTTACAGATTGGTGACCATGCCGAAAATCATTGAGTGAGGTATAATTTTTGGAAGAATTTTAGTCGAGAAGCTGCAAACACGCAACATATttacagatagacagacagacagaataATGATTATAATAACTTTACTGATATTAAAATGCAAACACTGACATGTAAAGAAAAGTGAACCATAATGCTTAATGTGTTTAAGGAACTCACTGAGCAGGTTGAGTGTATGACTATGAAGGATGAAACACTGAGCTCTTCACTTCAGTTCATGCAGCAGGAGCAGGACAAGCTGTCAGAGGAAAATAAGGTAAGAGGCAGGAAATGATGGTGTGGCAGGAAAAGTGGGTGTGGCAGAAAATGTTGGTGTGTCTGTAATTGTGGTAGAAATGTGGGTCTGGCTGTAATTGTGGGTGTGGCAGGAAATGTGAATGTGGCAGTAAGTGGTGTAGAATTGTGGGTGTGGCAGGAAATGTGGGTGTGGCCGTAATTGTGGGTGTGGCTGTAATTGTGGGTGTGGCAGGAAATGTGAATGTGCCAGTAAGTGTGGTAGAATTGTGGGTGTGGCAGGAAATGTGGGTGTGGCTGTAATTGTGGGTGTGGCAGGAAAAGTGTGACTGGAAATCAGGATGTGACAGGGAATGTGAATGTGGCAGGAAAAGTTGAGGTGGCTGGAAATGTCAATGTGGCATTAAATGTGGGTGTGGCAGGAAGGGAGATCATTAATAGGTCTGGAGAATTTATTTTGACTTGCATGATGGATTACCACATTTATAAGCCCCTCCCATGGTATAAAAGTTAGGTATCACATTGTGAGGAAGGCATATTTATGAACCAATTTAATCTTACTATAATTTTAAATGatgattctgaaaaaaatcaagAAGGGGAATTCagttatttgtggacaggggcttaATTACCCAAAAATGCAGTAACTTTTCTTTTCATAACATAAAActatcaattattaattatgttatttaaCAGAATTTGCGAGCTCAGGCAGATGTGCTTACTGATGCCCGCGATAAAGTGATGCAGAAGCTGAAGCAGATGAAGAAACTGCAGGAGACTCAGGGGAATGAGAGTCAGGGCCAGGTGGAGCAGCTGTCCGTCCAGGTGTCAGAGTTACAGACACAGCTCTCACAGGCTAACGAGGAGCTACAGGTAATTAGGAGTCTATAGTGTATTTTAGTATAAAGTCTCAGATTACCTCCAAAAAGGTCAGGTAGTATCTTTGTTTAGGTGTTGTAGTCATAGACTAGGTAGTGTACATTCCAAATATATCTTAAAGATGCTATATCACCAACAGCGTATACAGTGCATTCAGCTTAattgggttgcctatttgcggggactttttacccgattaaccgacttatgcaataagccgaaatgcacgtcgccatcttaGATTTGGTCCATAATGGTTaagacttgggtcgattttggatgaaaatatttgcgttattattgttaataaatggtgttttttgtttgtgcttttactgatgtcagatTACTTtaactaattgtataaaaatacatgtattaaaataataaaaccttaAAGATTGTTTCTTATTCGCGacacagtacaatcgtagcacctcaaatcgggggtcatacatccctgtttcatccacgtgttcctaatttgacataccatctaaggactcgccgacaattacagcttaaatcatttatgtttatcatagagacattcttatgttcgctatgaagtttaaaatattccatattatatTCAATTGCCAAAGCACAGAGATggagaaaccgagtttatttacgttgtttcctgtggtataaatttatacgaacttgacactggcagtcactgataaaacaacacaaaatccaatgtaatgttttttattaaccagttcttATCCTTACCTGAAGAGGAATTATaagctaacgtcgggcgtctgtccttttactgctcgctactgttttttttaataactcacctgtgtaccggtgtcgtcacatttccccgtggcgaacccttcactttggattcgccacatacagtaagcggtgatatcaatcgatctgtagcaatgtcagacccaggtcaaaacctattgttttggtttctacttcgaagattttacatcccagaagtaaaagtttaattgtctagtagcttaattatgcttttaaaccCCCATTACGTTggcctgctgctgactctaaaaataacatttaattttacccacaattcttaatcgacttcctgttggggaaaaacccCACGAGGCAGAattaacaacaacacagttctgaacatgacaaaaccccgacataacattatCGTTTTaggtaatattttactgttttttgacattttaaccatctaaattaccctatttgttgataaatgtctaaaacttaaagaaatacgtgATGAATTTCGTGTATACTAGTTCTCacaaaaatgcatgaaatgGCACTactgtatagaaatatgtctaattaacaccaacaaaaaaCAATCACTTTTAAATCTGAAAGTAATACAAAATGTTTGGTTTTcaattgattatttatttactttaaaaaataagataaaaaggttaaatcaaacatttggagggcggtaatagCAAAATGTATGCAActgttggtattgtataaaaAGTCTACAACAGTTTTGTATTGAGTTTACCCTGATAACTCTTTGTCAgaggtgtagcatctttaaaaAGATTAAATCAATTATAGAATATCTTTGTCAgaggtgtagcatctttaaaaAGATTAAATCAATTATAGAAGATCAGTGCAgatattttttgtcttttcaGGCTCGAAATAACATGGTTGGAAACCTTGAAGAAGAAGTTGCTTCACTAAAAGCTATGCTGGAGAAAGACCAATCTTCAGTGAACGAATTAGGGGAGAAGTTGAATGTGAGCAACAAAGAAAAGCAGGTCTTAGAGGAAACCAACTCCAATCTATCAAAAATGTTAGAAGAGGCAATGTCAGCTAAGGAGCAAATAGCGAACTCCTTCCAGGAGGAAATTAATGTGTTAAAACAGAGACGTGAACAAGACCAGGAAAAGCTCCAAGAAAACGAGGATTCCAAAAGTCAAATAGCTGTAACACTTCAGAAAGAGGTAGACGAATTGACACAAAAGTTGAAACAGGAGACAGAGAACCACAAAAAGGATGTGGATGATTTGACTATATCACAGAAGAAATTCCAGGAGGATTTTGCAAGTACAAGTAAAATGATGCAAGACCTGATAGAAGGGAAGGAAAAGATGGTTGAGCAGAAAAAGGAAGTGATGGATGAAAACCAGAGGTTAAAGAGTATGTTggaggaaaaaaacaaaatggcagaaaTTAGTGCTGATGTAACAGACAAGATGAATATCTTGGAGACACAGATGGCTGAGGCTGTCAAAGGACGAACATCAGCAGAGAAAATTTGTGATGAACGAGCACAGAGAATCCAAGAGTTGGAAGGCACATGTGACAGTCTCAAGTCAGACCTTCTGGTGGTTACCAAGGAAATACAGGACAACCGGGTCACTATCCAACAGAATCAACAAGAGAAAGAAAATCATAAGAAAGAACTTATGAAAATGGAGAAGAAAGTTAAAGAGTTATACAGCACTAATGAATCTCTGAAGTCTGCCAAGAAAGAGCAGTCAGCCAAGGGAGGTAAGAAAAGTAATCCCACGGACCAGAAGTTCAAGGCCGTGCTACAACAGAAGGAGGAGttggtgtcagaagtgaagCGTTTGAGTGAGGAGCGCGACAGTCTGAATGTTCGTGTGCGCGACCTGGTGGAGGAGCAGGAGATGTTGATGGCTGACATGCAGAAGAAAGAGGAGCAGATGCTGGAATGGGAACACATAATGAACATGTTACAACAGGAAAAGGAACGCATGCTGCACGAACTCAATGTCACTGAGGAGCGTGATCAGAAACTTGTCGCGGAGTTAGATACAATAAGGTGCACAATGTCCGAGATACTTGGAATAGAAACAGACCCAGCAGATGATGTGTTTAATGAGGATGAAGATGATTCTGTGATGATGGCCATGGATAAAATCAAAGGACTTGTCACCCAGGTTGTAACCAGAACTGAAGATCTCAAGTCTGAGTTAGACAAAGCTTGTAGTAGTAATGGAGATAACTCAGTCCAACTTCATTCTATCAAACGTGAGCTAGAGGAAGCCAGAAAGGAGAAGGAATCGATAGAATGTGAGAAAGAGTCACTAGCTGTCATCGTCCAGCTGGCAAAGGAAAAAGAACAGGACTTGTCTTCAGAAAATACTCATTTAAAAGAAGTGAGCGAGACCGGTGATACTGAGATGAGAGAACTGAGGGAAATGTGTTTAAGTTTAAAGCAACAGCTAGATGAAGGAGAAGAGGTGAAAGGCAAAATGGCTGGCCAGGTCAAGGAGACAGAGGAGAAGTTGAAGGAGCGACAGGCATATACAGAGGAACTGGAGAATAAAATCTTAGATATGTCTAATGCCCTGGCGGAATCGAGGAAGAAACATGAACAATTTATTGCCAAGATGGAAACAGATGGGGCATCAACCACAGAAACGCTTCAGCAAGAAATAAAAAACCTTCAAGAAAACATCCAGGTTCTGGAAGGAGAGTTAGAGACTGTCAAAGCTAATCACCAATCAGCGGTCACAGAGGCTGCAAACTTGGCACAACAGGCCGAGGAAAAGACTCTTCATTTAACAACGATGACAGATAAAGTCAATAGTGTTGAATTAGAGCTTAAAAACCTTAATgaggaaaaacaaaaattagTCGAGGAACACAGGGAATTGATGGTAGAAAAAGAAACTCTGTTAACAGGactaaatgaaaaatatcaacaactTGAAAACGAATCCCAGAgtataaaagaagaaaaagacaGAGTTTTAGTGGAGAATCAAACATTACAAGAACAGGTTGTTGATTACAAATCCAAGTGTTTAAATCTGGAGGATAACCTCACACAAGTACAAAGTTCATCGGAAGAAAAAGCAGAGAATTTGTCATCTCATACAATAGTGCTTCAGGATCAGATCAGTAATCTCCAGGAAGAAAAGGACCAGTATTCAGCCACCTTACAGGAGAGGGAGAACCAGTTAGAGCAAATCCAGACTTCACTGGATGAGAAAATGAAGGAAATCGACCTCCTCGAGAGACAATCACAAAGTAAGACAGAGGAATACCAAGATGTGTTGATGGAATTAGACAAAATGAAAGTTACCATTGAAGCCAGGCAACAAGAAAACTCTGATTTAAAGGCAAAACTATTGGAAGTAACACAGCAGAGTGAAGTGACGGCTCAGCATGAACAGGATATCAGGGCCTTACAGGAGGAAAATGACACGGTGAAAGAACAGGTGA
It includes:
- the LOC117342725 gene encoding GRIP and coiled-coil domain-containing protein 2-like isoform X1, encoding MADSPSDGDGGAQGKSPASSKLDQLSREDLTKFVKKQMLMLQKSRGKIDELTKKMTEMEASKSSSGDDAVKDKKIQELEGELETLEQEKADMLSAYQAVQQAQELSISKFEDMSTQCKDFQEEKQRLETELSSVQKIRKELTEQVECMTMKDETLSSSLQFMQQEQDKLSEENKNLRAQADVLTDARDKVMQKLKQMKKLQETQGNESQGQVEQLSVQVSELQTQLSQANEELQARNNMVGNLEEEVASLKAMLEKDQSSVNELGEKLNVSNKEKQVLEETNSNLSKMLEEAMSAKEQIANSFQEEINVLKQRREQDQEKLQENEDSKSQIAVTLQKEVDELTQKLKQETENHKKDVDDLTISQKKFQEDFASTSKMMQDLIEGKEKMVEQKKEVMDENQRLKSMLEEKNKMAEISADVTDKMNILETQMAEAVKGRTSAEKICDERAQRIQELEGTCDSLKSDLLVVTKEIQDNRVTIQQNQQEKENHKKELMKMEKKVKELYSTNESLKSAKKEQSAKGGKKSNPTDQKFKAVLQQKEELVSEVKRLSEERDSLNVRVRDLVEEQEMLMADMQKKEEQMLEWEHIMNMLQQEKERMLHELNVTEERDQKLVAELDTIRCTMSEILGIETDPADDVFNEDEDDSVMMAMDKIKGLVTQVVTRTEDLKSELDKACSSNGDNSVQLHSIKRELEEARKEKESIECEKESLAVIVQLAKEKEQDLSSENTHLKEVSETGDTEMRELREMCLSLKQQLDEGEEVKGKMAGQVKETEEKLKERQAYTEELENKILDMSNALAESRKKHEQFIAKMETDGASTTETLQQEIKNLQENIQVLEGELETVKANHQSAVTEAANLAQQAEEKTLHLTTMTDKVNSVELELKNLNEEKQKLVEEHRELMVEKETLLTGLNEKYQQLENESQSIKEEKDRVLVENQTLQEQVVDYKSKCLNLEDNLTQVQSSSEEKAENLSSHTIVLQDQISNLQEEKDQYSATLQERENQLEQIQTSLDEKMKEIDLLERQSQSKTEEYQDVLMELDKMKVTIEARQQENSDLKAKLLEVTQQSEVTAQHEQDIRALQEENDTVKEQVKKFQEENDTVKEQVKKLQEEYRLMVEKNNSQQEESQQEIVNKQSEIKDLMERVSVLTEELGEENVQKERIMKDFKDKCDEESHLKATIEKLESNLQSLAGEKDTVSKTLESVKAEAEDLKGEKDKLNIEYEALKGRLSSLEDGATGSEKQLADLTGQVEKLKAEKDAANAKMSSLQDSHDILSEKLSTSETEVNKLKEDKQSLNETIKELEVKVKHLQELESEIENLNKQCIEYERVIHVKNEEKQTLDATLAETNEKLAKYVADYEELKNTHVELVESNDRMKVEHVGLAESQEKLKVEQVELVSQVQKFTQLEEESKQKSSDSSAEVEKLKKSLKEKEGVCSKLKAVAVKCKKELAEANKKLEGMKQIRSDLEQKLEVIEQSKKSDSIVAESYQTLQLQHTKLSQELDTHKKAADQYKHDLEHTIQDSSEVKQKLANTKEEKDRINNEKDKLATQIKGLESSIAELKSKLSAAEQETEANRIQCEEISKEKVQLQTKLADQDEKSKVDLEKQKSIVTGLQGQIQTMQNHLEQAKQEANQSNMMDLEIADYERSVQALNMQLTEKDTAIGELKVEIERKEERVKSLQEQIEAVDEQRNQSEERGNKFKQMLVKTKKELADAKKWETEQRSSDAHLRGEMEHLNQQLEENKIQMSELAGENQKLKEKTRSLSDSNQRTIRSLESQVQSLQDDVEVARSEQGAIQAEYESYKVRVHSVLKQQKKPSQEPSEQEKIEKERLEKAVEQLKNKLQETSEALSSTKQEVSVLQEEHDRLLQRHNKVLLDAQEKEEHYRKRMEEAQKDKVSFNKELQDTVQQLAGQNESLTNSFKEQIKCLHEDHRRALDLLQRQLDSAENDNIRLQRELQHQVQHASKILSERKSPETFQTVQTTEFIPDMRHEERQEGEGSEIVDPEPCPKGDSKTTPMPLDKLLVVGPENTASKLSPHVDEAILQENLLTANRRLEHSTELLNESEAAVMRLTEQAKILKEEIRRLERNQEREKEAANMEYLKNILLKFLSLKVGDDRQKLIPVLCTMLKLSPEEKSLLDAVAQGEDTGQGQQAQAAGWGSYLHRWSGLAG
- the LOC117342725 gene encoding GRIP and coiled-coil domain-containing protein 2-like isoform X2 is translated as MADSPSDGDGGAQGKSPASSKLDQLSREDLTKFVKKQMLMLQKSRGKIDELTKKMTEMEASKSSSGDDAVKDKKIQELEGELETLEQEKADMLSAYQAVQQAQELSISKFEDMSTQCKDFQEEKQRLETELSSVQKIRKELTEQVECMTMKDETLSSSLQFMQQEQDKLSEENKNLRAQADVLTDARDKVMQKLKQMKKLQETQGNESQGQVEQLSVQVSELQTQLSQANEELQARNNMVGNLEEEVASLKAMLEKDQSSVNELGEKLNVSNKEKQVLEETNSNLSKMLEEAMSAKEQIANSFQEEINVLKQRREQDQEKLQENEDSKSQIAVTLQKEVDELTQKLKQETENHKKDVDDLTISQKKFQEDFASTSKMMQDLIEGKEKMVEQKKEVMDENQRLKSMLEEKNKMAEISADVTDKMNILETQMAEAVKGRTSAEKICDERAQRIQELEGTCDSLKSDLLVVTKEIQDNRVTIQQNQQEKENHKKELMKMEKKVKELYSTNESLKSAKKEQSAKGGKKSNPTDQKFKAVLQQKEELVSEVKRLSEERDSLNVRVRDLVEEQEMLMADMQKKEEQMLEWEHIMNMLQQEKERMLHELNVTEERDQKLVAELDTIRCTMSEILGIETDPADDVFNEDEDDSVMMAMDKIKGLVTQVVTRTEDLKSELDKACSSNGDNSVQLHSIKRELEEARKEKESIECEKESLAVIVQLAKEKEQDLSSENTHLKEVSETGDTEMRELREMCLSLKQQLDEGEEVKGKMAGQVKETEEKLKERQAYTEELENKILDMSNALAESRKKHEQFIAKMETDGASTTETLQQEIKNLQENIQVLEGELETVKANHQSAVTEAANLAQQAEEKTLHLTTMTDKVNSVELELKNLNEEKQKLVEEHRELMVEKETLLTGLNEKYQQLENESQSIKEEKDRVLVENQTLQEQVVDYKSKCLNLEDNLTQVQSSSEEKAENLSSHTIVLQDQISNLQEEKDQYSATLQERENQLEQIQTSLDEKMKEIDLLERQSQSKTEEYQDVLMELDKMKVTIEARQQENSDLKAKLLEVTQQSEVTAQHEQDIRALQEENDTVKEQVKKLQEEYRLMVEKNNSQQEESQQEIVNKQSEIKDLMERVSVLTEELGEENVQKERIMKDFKDKCDEESHLKATIEKLESNLQSLAGEKDTVSKTLESVKAEAEDLKGEKDKLNIEYEALKGRLSSLEDGATGSEKQLADLTGQVEKLKAEKDAANAKMSSLQDSHDILSEKLSTSETEVNKLKEDKQSLNETIKELEVKVKHLQELESEIENLNKQCIEYERVIHVKNEEKQTLDATLAETNEKLAKYVADYEELKNTHVELVESNDRMKVEHVGLAESQEKLKVEQVELVSQVQKFTQLEEESKQKSSDSSAEVEKLKKSLKEKEGVCSKLKAVAVKCKKELAEANKKLEGMKQIRSDLEQKLEVIEQSKKSDSIVAESYQTLQLQHTKLSQELDTHKKAADQYKHDLEHTIQDSSEVKQKLANTKEEKDRINNEKDKLATQIKGLESSIAELKSKLSAAEQETEANRIQCEEISKEKVQLQTKLADQDEKSKVDLEKQKSIVTGLQGQIQTMQNHLEQAKQEANQSNMMDLEIADYERSVQALNMQLTEKDTAIGELKVEIERKEERVKSLQEQIEAVDEQRNQSEERGNKFKQMLVKTKKELADAKKWETEQRSSDAHLRGEMEHLNQQLEENKIQMSELAGENQKLKEKTRSLSDSNQRTIRSLESQVQSLQDDVEVARSEQGAIQAEYESYKVRVHSVLKQQKKPSQEPSEQEKIEKERLEKAVEQLKNKLQETSEALSSTKQEVSVLQEEHDRLLQRHNKVLLDAQEKEEHYRKRMEEAQKDKVSFNKELQDTVQQLAGQNESLTNSFKEQIKCLHEDHRRALDLLQRQLDSAENDNIRLQRELQHQVQHASKILSERKSPETFQTVQTTEFIPDMRHEERQEGEGSEIVDPEPCPKGDSKTTPMPLDKLLVVGPENTASKLSPHVDEAILQENLLTANRRLEHSTELLNESEAAVMRLTEQAKILKEEIRRLERNQEREKEAANMEYLKNILLKFLSLKVGDDRQKLIPVLCTMLKLSPEEKSLLDAVAQGEDTGQGQQAQAAGWGSYLHRWSGLAG